From a single Tachypleus tridentatus isolate NWPU-2018 chromosome 6, ASM421037v1, whole genome shotgun sequence genomic region:
- the LOC143253464 gene encoding sodium- and chloride-dependent GABA transporter 2-like: protein MDYYSASGMTLLFTVFFQTIAITWVYGVKRFSSNIEEMTGHWPNWYFLATWVFVSPAVCLGIFLFSVMRYKPLVYAETYVYPWWGELLGWGIALASMVWIPSHAVFYFMLVTPGSLKDRLIAGITPKLQPSQKLTKTLGQDFELPRSENNKLSDSGDYKSTAQDILHI, encoded by the exons ATGGATTATTATTCTGCCAGTGGAATGACTCTACTGttcactgttttctttcaaactataGCTATTACATGGGTTTATG GTGTAAAAAGGTTTTCTAGCAACATTGAAGAGATGACAGGACATTGGCCCAACTGGTACTTCCTTGCCACCTGGGTCTTTGTCTCTCCAGCCGTTTGTTTG GGAATATTCCTGTTTTCAGTTATGAGATACAAACCTCTGGTGTATGCAGAGACTTACGTTTATCCTTGGTGGGGAGAACTCTTAGGCTGGGGGATAGCCTTGGCTTCCATGGTGTGGATTCCGTCCCAtgctgtattttatttcatgctAGTCACACCAGGTTCTCTGAAGGAC CGGCTGATAGCTGGCATAACTCCGAAACTTCAACCTTCTCAGAAATTAACCAAGACACTTGGTCAAGATTTCGAGCTTCCCAGAagtgaaaacaataaactgtcaGACTCTGGAGATTATAAGTCGACAGCCCAAGACATACTTCATATTTAA